A window of Nicotiana tabacum cultivar K326 chromosome 24, ASM71507v2, whole genome shotgun sequence contains these coding sequences:
- the LOC107815283 gene encoding calcium-dependent protein kinase 26 — MGNNCVHAKFSKDGFFNLFFWRSRSPNMITNKKKEKAIEEPSTDKQPERPNSFQNQPPELVKIDREESKLSDTKGPEQAIKVKEQKIDAQVVKPEKMSVDSKPTVATGPENFGNTIHEKAKPKEPAKPKKPHHVKRMLSAGLQVESVLKTKTGLLKEHYDLGEKLGHGQFGTTFLCVEKATGEKYACKSIAKRKLLTPEDVEDVRREIQILHHLSGHPNVISIKAAYEDAVAVHVVMELCTGGELFDRIVKQGHYSERKAAELSRTIVSVIEACHSLGVLHLDLKPENFLFVNEEEDSPLKIIDFGLSTFFKPGQIFSDIVGSPYYVAPEVLLKRYGQEADIWSAGVIIYILLTGVPPFWGESEQEIFDEVLRADIDFISDPWPNISEDAKDLERRMLVRDPRERLTAHEVLCHPWVKIDGVAPDKPLDSAVLSRLTQFSAMNKLKKMALMVIAESLSEEEIAGLKEMFKMIDTDNSGHITLDELKIGLKQFGADLSETEIQDLMKAADVDNSGTIDYGEFVAAMLHVNKAEKEDYLSAAFSYFDKDGSGYITADEIQKACEEFGIKDVRLDEIIQEVDQDNDGRIDYKEFVAMMQKGNANLGNRRLPNNFNIGFRDPTKVC; from the exons ATGGGAAATAATTGTGTtcatgcaaagttttcaaaggaTGGGTTCTTCAACTTATTCTTTTGGCGGTCTCGATCACCGAATATGATcacaaataagaaaaaagaaaaggctattGAAGAACCTTCTACAGACAAACAGCCCGAACGTCCTAACTCTTTTCAGAATCAACCCCCAGAATTGGTGAAGATAGACAGAGAAGAGAGTAAACTATCTGATACAAAAGGGCCTGAGCAGGCTATTAAAGTGAAGGAACAGAAGATAGACGCTCAGGTAGTTAAACCTGAGAAGATGTCAGTTGATTCGAAACCTACAGTAGCAACGGGACCTGAAAATTTTGGCAACACAATCCATGAAAAGGCAAAACCAAAAGAGCCCGCGAAACCGAAGAAGCCACATCACGTCAAGAGAATGCTTAGTGCAGGACTCCAGGTTGAGTCGGTGTTGAAAACAAAAACCGGTCTTCTGAAGGAGCATTATGATTTGGGGGAGAAACTTGGACATGGGCAATTCGGGACCACATTCCTCTGTGTTGAAAAAGCAACAGGGGAAAAGTATGCTTGTAAGTCTATTGCGAAGAGGAAATTATTGACGCCTGAAGATGTGGAAGATGTAAGGAGAGAAATTCAGATATTGCATCACTTATCTGGACATCCTAACGTCATTTCAATAAAAGCAGCGTATGAGGATGCTGTTGCAGTTCATGTTGTGATGGAATTATGTACAGGGGGTGAGCTCTTCGATAGAATTGTTAAGCAGGGACATTATTCCGAGAGAAAAGCGGCTGAGCTTTCAAGGACAATAGTTAGTGTAATAGAAGCCTGCCATTCTCTAGGAGTGTTGCACTTGGACCTTAAGCCTGAGAATTTTCTCTTTGTCAATGAGGAAGAGGATTCACCTCTAAAGATTATAGATTTCGGGCTATCAACGTTTTTCAAGCCAG GGCAAATATTCTCTGATATTGTTGGAAGCCCTTATTATGTTGCTCCAGAAGTTCTGCTTAAGCGATATGGTCAGGAGGCTGATATCTGGAGTGCAGGTGTAATAATTTACATTCTTCTCACTGGTGTACCTCCATTTTGGGGTG AAAGTGAGCAGGAAATATTCGACGAGGTTTTACGTGCCGATATTGACTTCATATCAGATCCTTGGCCTAACATTTCTGAAGATGCAAAAGATCTGGAAAGGAGAATGCTTGTTAGGGACCCCAGAGAGCGACTTACCGCACATGAAGTTCTAT GCCATCCCTGGGTGAAGATTGATGGTGTGGCTCCAGATAAGCCTCTTGATTCTGCAGTATTGAGTCGCTTAACACAGTTTTCTGCCATGAACAAGCTTAAGAAAATGGCTCTCATG GTTATTGCTGAGAGTCTTTCTGAAGAGGAAATTGCAGGCTTGAAAGAGATGTTCAAAATGATTGACACAGATAACAGTGGACATATTACTTTAGATGAACTGAAGATTGGACTAAAGCAATTTGGGGCTGATCTTAGTGAGACTGAGATACAAGACTTGATGAAGGCG GCGGACGTTGACAACAGTGGTACCATTGACTATGGGGAATTCGTAGCTGCAATGCTTCATGTCAACAAAGCTGAGAAAGAAgattatctttctgctgctttttcatattttgacAAAGATGGGAGTGGGTATATTACTGCAGATGAAATTCAAAAGGCTTGTGAGGAATTTGGCATAAAGGATGTCCGCTTGGATGAAATCATTCAAGAAGTTGATCAAGACAAT GATGGCCGGATAGATTATAAAGAGTTTGTGGCGATGATGCAGAAAGGAAATGCAAATTTGGGCAACAGACGGTTGCCTAATAATTTTAACATCGGATTTAGGGACCCAACAAAAGTCTGCTGA
- the LOC107815291 gene encoding putative aquaporin SIP2-1: MGVSRRRLLVSDFIMSFMWVWSSVLIKMFVHTMLGYGAHDLKGEILKHSISVINMFFFAFLAKATKGGAYNPLTILSGAISGDLSNFLFTVGARIPAQVFGSITGVRLIIAAFPNIGRGPRLTIDIHRGALIEGCLTFAIVTISLGLSRRSRASTLMKTWISSLSKLTLHILGSDLTGGCMNPASVMGWAYARGDHITKEHIHVYWLAPIQATLLAVWTFNLLVSPPKDEREKMIEKKSE; the protein is encoded by the coding sequence ATGGGGGTAAGCAGGAGGAGGCTGCTGGTTTCAGATTTCATCATGTCCTTCATGTGGGTCTGGTCAAGTGTGCTTATCAAGATGTTTGTTCACACAATGTTGGGTTATGGGGCTCATGATCTCAAAGGTGAAATCCTCAAACATTCAATATCTGTCATCAATATGTTCTTCTTTGCCTTCTTGGCTAAAGCTACCAAGGGTGGGGCCTACAACCCTCTCACTATCTTGTCCGGTGCCATCTCCGGGGATCTCTCCAATTTCCTCTTCACTGTCGGTGCCAGAATCCCTGCTCAAGTCTTTGGTTCAATTACTGGGGTTAGGCTCATCATTGCAGCATTTCCAAACATAGGACGAGGACCTCGTTTGACCATTGACATCCACCGAGGTGCACTGATTGAAGGGTGCTTGACATTTGCGATTGTTACCATTTCACTTGGACTTTCCAGAAGAAGTCGTGCGAGTACCTTGATGAAGACGTGGATATCCAGTCTGTCCAAGCTGACTCTTCACATACTTGGTTCTGATCTAACAGGGGGGTGCATGAATCCAGCCTCTGTGATGGGATGGGCTTATGCGCGTGGGGATCATATAACCAAGGAGCACATACATGTTTATTGGCTTGCTCCAATACAGGCAACTTTGCTGGCTGTGTGGACTTTCAACTTGCTAGTTTCCCCCCCAAAGGACGAAAGGGAGAAGATGATAGAGAAAAAGTCAGAATGA